From Camelina sativa cultivar DH55 chromosome 5, Cs, whole genome shotgun sequence:
aacacatataatatttttttgtcgtctCAAAATCAaagttattattgttttcttttttctcacacttggtttgattttgaattacTATTATTggagtttttcttccaaatagaGTTGTTCCTTTCAATGGTCTTTATGAACTTCAAgcagttttttttgtagattttgaaaattgatatcagtaatttaaaaataataataaattaagaaaataaatgtgTGATGATTTTGTGAgtcaataaattttattatgcTTTCTTTTTATTAGCGAACTAAGTTTGTGGACGTGAATGAACTATTAGCAAACTAATTTTATTATGCTTTCTATCATAAATCAAAGTCAAAATAAAAGTTCTAAAACATTTGAGAACATTTATTATGGTGGTTTAGACTACTTTCATGaccaaataataaatattttttattagttttactaaaaatagtgatatgctttttctttaaattatgtGAATAAAACCTAGATATTTCACATAATTTAATTATGAAAAGTGTTTTCTACTTGAAATTCAAATATGTTATCGAAACAGTTGGGCCAAATTTGGGACAAATATCCTCTTAAGCTaaaatatactccctccatttcatattaagtgtcattttataCTGTAAATTTTGTTTCAGAATAAGTGTCACTTTGTATTTCCAATGTAgatgtttggtaaattttccaattttatctcTACTGATTTAATGTattgaccaatagaaaaaattgtATCATATATTAATAAGGGGTAagatagaaaatttaatgattttcttaatatgtgtgaaaaatcctaaaacgacacttaatatgaaacggagggagtatgaTATAAGTTTTTCTTATAATCAACCAAAATACATGAGCTTAGATGATTGCTcaatttagaaatttattattataacgATATCAAGCAATTTATAAACTTATTTATAGATTATTGTTAAAGATTATTTGTAGGTTTGCGTACCATTCAATCAAAATGACTTGATATCTTTTATTGCTAATgaatattatctttttaataGAGCAGAATTGctttatcaaagaaaataacagaaaatatatgagaaataGAAGAAATTGGGGTTAAAGTTGAAGAATCAGAAGAATGAATGAAGAATtaatatgtaataaaataagTGTGtacattaaaattttgttttaataacaagataattttattaatattttctgatatagttttttccaaaaatatataggaaaattcaaaatataatccATTAGAAgaatcaattttgtttcttaaatggACTTCTTGAAACTCGAGGAAGAAAGAGTGCGATAAGAACATTTGATgatctttattttaaataaataatgagaTTAAAAAGATGTGTTAcactacaaaatattttgtattagtttaaatataattttaattgttataagTTTAAAACGATTCTAAGAtttagtatttttcttttgcacAAGTTTTAATAGTTTGTATCTTTTCAAATAttcatacataaataaatacatttcttttagacaacaattttttttttttttttttgtaattcttctagttttgaacacttatatttaaacacaaactataactaaaaatatctttttccaaataaaattaaaatgaatgccaagtcattttaaaaaataattagctTAAATAATAAAGATCAAATCGAAATTTTAGTTATGAAACCGTGAGCATAGAAACTAGAAAGTGCAGTTATTAAATCACACAATTAAAACTTCAGAATTTAAAcgttttataataataataataattcttaaaaggttttttcagtttgtttattttggtgGTCGGTCAAATGGCACATTGACCGAAGACTGTAGCGTGTATTTTTTAGTGGACACGAGGTAGTAATTACGAATTGAATAATCGATCCATGTGTTGGAGTTGGACattcaataatcatattatcAACCTTCACTCTCCTTTGTACCATTTTACCCTCAAATGCTTAAACCTTTGAAACGAGAATTCAAATCAATACTATTAAactaagctttttttttttttttttttgcaaacatcaATATTAAAGCTAAGAAATTGTTTTCTTGGTTAATTGATTGTATATGGTAACATAAATTCCTTAAAAGAATCATGTAAGAgttcaaaacttcaaatcaTAGTTAACTACTATTATCATCCATCAAAAATCCTGAACcatagaataaataaataaataaaaaagattaaaacatcAGCTGATGTAGATAACAGTAGCTGAAGATTATCAAAATGACTACTACCTTCTTTGGCTCTCAATTAACACCAAATAATCAAACTTGATaaaattttgagagaagaaattTTTGGTCAAGTATGTAAAATCAAAAGTGAAAAATGGTTAGGAAAACCAGAAACTGATGGGGATGATTAAAGCCAAATCAATCTCTGTGACGACTCTGCAAAGAATCCTCCAAATCAAGATCAACACCAACACGATTCCGAATAGATGCGTTTGCGTGGCACGACGAAGAAGAGCAAGACGTTGCCTTCCACTTGTTCTCAAGTTCTTTAAACCTCTCAATATCAAACTTATGACTCTTGAGCAACTTCCTCTGCCTAGAAAGAAACAGCCTTTTCATGAAATCTTGATAAGTTGGGTCTCTTGAAGTCATCAAGAAGTAAGCGTAACCCACAATAATCCCAGTAGCTGTAGTGAAAAAAGTGATTGGTTCCATCACATCCCAAGAAAACTCCCAAAAAGTTAGCCTAATGAATATTCCAATCTGGACCACACCGTAACCAAGACCACACCAAAGAATCTTCCTCACTTGTTGATGAGCTAACAcatcaatctcttctttcaTACTTCTCATCTTATCAAACTCATCTCTAATCGAACCAGCATCTGGATTCAAACCTAAAGGTACTGCCTTTTTAATCAAATCCACCACCTACAAACAGATTCACAAAAACAGATTCAACAACGAAACATCAAGagactaaacaaaataaaaaaaggggtcttttattttcttcacgAACCTTATCAGGATGAAGATAGACTTTATCAcgaaaaatcaaaatcacaccAGCATCATCAAGAACACGAGCAAAAGCATGAGCTTCATCAAGAGATCTAGCGATACCTAAACCTTGAGAAGCTTCAATGAGTGTACTGTAAGTAACCATCTCTTTATCACCCATACCaataagcttcttcttcatatcttcaACATTCACTAATCTCATTAGCTTCTTAGCTTCAGAAACAGTCATATCCACctttttctcatcatcttccttaGATTCAACGTTGAGACACCTATACCCACCAAGCAAAGTCCTAACCGGGGAAGCTTTACTCACGGTTGAGGACATAGCCGTACGTCTCACTAAACCCACCACCGACCACATcgtttttgatcaaaaaaaatcgaatttttaaAGTGACCCACTAAATTGTTTCTAATATGAAATCAGATCTGGAGTTTTGTAAAAATCAAAAAGGTGGGTTTTTGAAGATAGTggtgaagaaacaaaaaaaaaaaggtgtgagATTCGATTCTGACGcactgattttaaaaaaaactccaCCAAGAACGTGGAGGGTTTTAAAAAATGCTAATgtaattgagaaaaaggaggaggaagaagcttaAAGTTGCTTACTTTCAGGAATCAGAAAAGTTAGGTAGCCATTGTTGACAACTTAAGAGCCATGGCTTTTCGAAATCCctaattcttatttttcttcgtttatttttggttctctttaaatacaaataaagGAGAGAGTCGAGTCAGAGAGAAGTTGGAGGAGAGGGGCACTTAGGGCAGGCCGGCCTGGGGGAGAAGAAAATTgcagaaaaagtaaataaaggatttggttcggtttagttcAACCGGAGAAATTGGTtggttttttacctttttactcAAATTTTGGCGTTTGGTTTTTGCCTTTTTGAGGGTTgattcctctttgttttttttgtttgtcgtAACATAAGAGAATAGAGAAATGTAAATTTTCCTAAATTCTCTTAAACACCGAAGTAAATTATCTTTAAACACCGAAGTAAACTTGATCTAGTTCGGTTTTAGCTAAACCGGAAAAGACAGTCAAAATTGAGCTTGGTTTTTGACCTTTTTAATGATAGTCAAAATTTTCGAAATAGACGCGTATAATAAAGTGGTGAATCTATTAGGATAAAGAGATGCGAGAAGTCGTCCGCATTAAGAAAGAGAAGCTATAACATTTGTCGAATTGGAATCTGATTTGGATCATAGGTAATGGTCATTGCCGACATAAAATTGTGAGGgtgagaagagaaaaataagagaaaaaataagCAAGCTGACAAAGGAAATATAAGAATCAGAACAGTTTGCGAATGTGTGTAGTGTAGTCCACTTTGTTACAGTCAAATCTCAAAAATAACGGAAACGttaacaaagacaacaacaNNNNNNNNNNNNNNNNNNNNNNNNNNNNNNNNNNNNNNNNNNNNNNNNNNNNNNNNNNNNNNNNNNNNNNNNNNNNNNNNNNNNNNNNNNNNNNNNNNNNNNNNNNNNNNNNNNNNNNNNNNNNNNNNNNNNNNNNNNNNNNNNNNNNNNNNNNNNNNNNNNNNNNNNNNNNNNNNNNNNNNNNNNNNNNNNNNNNNNNNNNNNNNNNNNNNNNNNNNNNNNNNNNNNNNNNNNNNNNNNNNNNNNNNNNNNNNNNNNNNNNNNNNNNNNNNNNNNNNNNNNNNNNNNNNNNNNNNNNNNNNNNNNNNNNNNNNNNNNNNNNNNNNNNNNNNNNNNNNNNNNNNNNaaaaaaaaaaaaaaaaaaaaaaaaaaaaaaagactgcaCGTAACATTTATGAATATTCCCAATCAAAAAGTGTTTGATATtgcacgacaaaaaaaaaagtgtttgatattataaagttcACACTGATACAAGATAGATTAAATACCTCACGCAGGAGTTTAACGTCTCTTCAGCTAACAAAACTTTTGACTGCAACTAAAGAAACGTTAACTAATTACATGGCGATTGGACATTTCTTCTAACTAATTAAACTTAAGCTAAGacttttatcaaacaaaaaaagcactAATTAATAAGCAAATTTCTATTCAAGATCAAGATggacaaaaacatcaaaatcacaTATTGCGAGCAAAATTCCAATAATTGTTCAAGAAGATTTTGTAAGTATGCTTGCAAGTTGTAGCTGGAATTTGTTGACAGATTAACATTTCTATAAATGCGGAAGAGATAGGGTATAACTTTGTAGAATAATGACACACATTTAAAAAGGTATCCGTTCATGGCtgattaataattatgaaatgtAGAAGTGTTATCGCCCAAGAAACTTCCTTCATCTTTTATGTTTAGGACTTTtattagtactatatatatattttttgaaaacagtTTAACAAAATCTATCTAAACACACATTGTTATAAACTGTCAATATAATTATGTTGTATAAAGctcaagaaagaaacaatgtaCCTTGTACCAAATCACAAAGAACTCTAGCATAATCATATAAAGGCAACCAAGTCTACCATGTTCTCaagaaaaatatcttaactcatcttttttttttcatctgaaagatatatatattagatttgaAGGTTCTGATATACAAAATATTGGGTATTAGTCATAGCTGAACCAGCTCTACAAAAAATAGTCTAAACAACCACCCCGGTTAGACCTATAAAATAAGGAGAGGGAAACAACATCTCACTGATGAAGATATCCTTGAGCCAAAGCGGGAAGCCCGTTTGAACATAAGAATGGCATCGGTCAGTTTTGGTGACGCTTTGAGCAATGAGATAGGGCCCTCTGTTAGTTGCTCTCGATTCTGAAACTactttccaaaacaaaaaggggGAAAGAGCTTTCTTCATTTCTGAGACTTGAAATCTATAAGACGGCCAAGCTTttggtctgttgatagcattgaCCAGGATCGATTCTTCTAGACCAAAAATGATCCGAGAAAATCTGTGGCTAGCCATGCTTTCTGCTGCCCACATAAAACATACCAGATATGCTTCTGTCCAGGAGTTGAAATATCTTAACTCATCTATAATTTGTAATTACTACAAAATGAATGGATTACTTCAAAAACAAGAAGTATCAAAGTAACTAATACTCCCTCGTTTCAAATTAGTTGTCGTGTAAGTTTTTTCACACATactgtattattttttacttctaATTAATGTAACGtatcaatatcatcatcaactaatgaactaaaaatataagaatataatcGAAAAGCTTGTTAAAAAATCTGTTTTGAAAACATGAAATgacaaaaacttaaaacaaaaattaacttcTTAAACAACAACTATTTTTAAATGATTGGTAGTGTAGCTTTTAAAGTTGTTAGGACTTTAAAAGCTTTTAGGAAACTTTTACAACCAAAAGTTTTGCCAATCAAACTTTAACTATATTGaatcattaacaaatctaaaaatctttagcaactcaaaattttatttattttgttctatgctaatgtaatattttaaaaactcacaatatattacatttaaaacacacacataacaCAACCAAAATTTCTACCATTCATTTCACAACAACCCCTATATGTGATCAAATTATGCTATCTAGtctatcaaattatcaaaaattaataaattatttaaaccaATTTTTATCAAAccggtttttaattttaaggaTCCGGAAACAACAAGATCTGAGAGACTTGAGAAGTAGAGAGCGATCTCGACGAAATACACAAATCGGGGGAAAAAgttcaaaataagaaaaaaaaaaaaaaaaaaaaaaaaNNNNNNNNNNNNNNNNNNNNNNNNNNNNNNNNNNNNNNNNNNNNNNNNNNNNNNNNNNNNNNNNNNNNNNNNNNNNNNNNNNNNNNNNNNNNNNNNNNNNNNNNNNNNNNNNNNNNNNNNNNNNNNNNNNNNNNNNNNNNNNNNNNNNNNNNNNNNNNNNNNNNNNNNNNNNNNNNNNNNNNNNNNNNNNNNNNNNNNNNNNNNNNNNNNNNNNNNNNNNNNNNNNNNNNNNNNNNNNNNNNNNNNNNNNNNNNNNNNNNNNNNNNNNNNNNNNNNNNNNNNNNNNNNNNNNNNNNNNNNNNNNNNNNNNNNNNNNNNNNNNNNNNNNNNNNNNNNNNNNNNNNNNNNNNNNNNNNNNNNNNNNNNNNNNNNNNNNNNNNNNNNNNNNNNNNNNNNNNNNNNNNNNNNNNNNNNNNNNNNNNNNNNNNNNNNNNNNNNNNNNNNNNNNNNNNNNNNNNNNNNNNNNNNNNNNNNNNNNNNNNNNNNNNNNNNNNNNNNNNNNNNNNNNNNNNNNNNNNNNNNNNNNNNNNNNNNNNNNNNNNNNNNNNNNNGTCCTGTAGATTTGGAAATCTGGAACTTTCTAAATTTGTCAATAGTTACCACATTTGGATTTTGGGTATAGCATTGATTGAAGCATTGATGCTCGAGTGCATTCAATGTTACAGATGAGTAGCTGATTCATAGAATTGAAGATTGTTTTGTGAATGTGATAAAGAGTAATAGATTTTGGGACAATGGTAAGAGGTCGTTGTTATGTATACTCAGTTTTGGATCTTAAGCACTGATTCAGATCTAATTGAATGGCTTGGTGTGTTATGGAGTTGGTGTTACTACAAGTTCTCTATTTGCTTCCAAAGATGTGATCTTGTTGACTTCCTATGGAAATGTTTATGTAATCTTATCTAAAATCCAACTCTCCCTAATAGTTTCTTAGTTAGATTGTAGCCATTGACTCTACTGCGGCTACGACATTGCTTGATAGATTGgtgtagaaactagaaagtTTACTCACATGTGTGTTATGTCAACACATTTCTAGTAACGCTCATATGTTTGTTGACATATGACCTCAAGTTTTTGTGGAAAACTTAAACACATGTGTTATGGAGACGTCAGACGTGTACAAATTACATGCCTTATAGGTTGTTGAGGGATTGAAGAGGAAAATGACCAGAAATTTCTATGTTGTAATTGCAGGTTACAGCACCTTATGGCAGCGTTTTGCACCACAAGGAAAACACAACGAATGGTCAGTTTGCGTTTACAACCCAAGAATCAGGAACCTACTTGGCGTGTTTTGAGGCCGATGGCAATAGTCATGGTAACAAAGATTTTAGCATCAACCTTGACTGGAAAACCGGAATCGCAGCCAAGGATTGGGACTCCAttgctagaaaagagaagaTCGAGGTCAGCTTTCTACTTTTCATGTCTCTGAGATAATAGTCTTCAAATTACTTAAAAAGTCTTTCACAACACATCGATGAATAGGCTGTGCAACAAAGTTAGTCTCTCTATATGACACCCGATTATGCCTTCAATCCGTAGGGTGTGGAGCTGGAGCTTAAGAAACTTGAAGGTGCAGTTGAGGCTATCCATGAAAATCTAATTTACCTCAGAAACAAGTAAAAGCTTTAACTAAGTGCTACATTCTTTGAAGATACtgaaaagaaatagaaataataacaCATTCTATTGTTTTCGCAATTGCAGAGAGGCAGAAATGAGGATTGTGAGCGAAAAAACAAACTCGAGAGTGGCATGGTATAGTATAATGTCGCTGGGGATATGCATTGTGGTCTCTGGTTTACAGATATTGTACTTGAAGCAATActttgaaaagaagaagcttattTAGATCATGGATTAGTTTCTTGTTGAAGAATATTACTACTAGAACCAAAcactttcctctgttttctttctcttactCTCTTTGGAACTTGTAGTGTAAAATTTTGTTCACTTATTTAACTTGTAATTTGTCTCTTTCTACATAGACTTTATTAACTAGACTCTAATTATAAGAATCTGAACTAAAACTCATTTGATAAAAATCAAACTAAGTTTCTTTAgaatttttgactttttgtaagGATGATGAATGCATTCgagtaaatatgaaattttcatACAGCAACAAGGATGAATGCAATCGAATAAAATTAAACTTACTGTGCTGTAAGATGTCTGGCTATAAACTCCTGGTGGTACGCGTGTGTATTGAATTGCAAACTATGAACATTCACAGACAGAGTTGTGACTTGAGAAAAACAGAGCACTCTGTTGGTATGAAATCTCATAGTATaaacagaggactgtgtgaaaaacaaaaaaaaaatctgaagaaatCAAACCTTCGTGCACGAAATTTTAAAACACATTGTTGTATTATTTGGAATATAAAAGGCAAAgcctttatatatttttttatctgaCAACATTGATGAAATAAGGAGATTTCTTGGGACGCAAGATATAACTGTGTTCTTTGCTCAGCTAGGTCAATATCACACCATTTATTCACCTTCTCAATGTGTCTCCTATTGTTCATTAAAAAACACTAAACACAACATTGAATCTTTATACTCTTtggattttttcataaaacgaCATGAATATATGTCCTCCATACGAAACAGTTGAGGTATCTAGTCGGCGGATGTGAAGTAGAACCGTGTATTATGTGTGAACTTAGATTAGTCTATGGAACCTTTTTTTGCTCTGACTGAGTCCAAACATTGAACTCACTGCTTCGAAACTCAATATGTGTGAACTTCGAATTTTGATGGAGACTTTCACTGAAATTGTTTGCGTATTTCATTACTATTTCCTTCTTAGACCTAGAGTACCACAACCATTTGCCGATTGTTATTACTTTTTCTACAAGTGAGAGACTTGAAAGAGACGGTAGGGTATGTCTTCTTCTATGAACTATACAAAGAAATTTCGGTTGAAAATTGAAGGACCAATTAAATTTCTGAGAGGAAATATCAGAGAAATTGCAAGAATGGTGGAACCTACAAACTACTAGACAGCTAAGACTgtgaaaatataaactttattttACAGTAAGCTTAAGTTATCTCTTATCCAAAATTGTGTGAACCATCTGAGTCAATGGAGTCAACGTTCTAAGTCATTGCACATACAAAGTCTCTTTGTTAGTCCATACTTCCCACATAGCTCTATTATTAAGATCTCTGATCTCAAATCTTCTCTCTATCGCAgtaatggcttcttcttcttcttcttcttcttcttcttcttctttatctctttcatttacttcatcttctttgtcacCAACCTGGGAACACGATGTCTTTCCGAGCTTCCACGGGGAAGATGTACGAAAATCCTTTCTCAGCCACGTTCTCAAGGAATTTAAAAAGAAAGCAATCAAATTTTTTCTTGATAACGAGATGAAGAGAGGCGAGTTCATTGGTCCTGTACTCAAACAGGCGATCAGAGGATCTAAGATTGCTGTTGTCTTGCTCTCCAAGAATTATGCTTCTTCGTTGTGGTGTCTTGACGAATTGGTGGAGATCATGAAGTACAAAAAAGAGTTGGGTCAAACGGTGGTGATTACCATTTTCTATGAAGTAGATCCAACTGATGTAAAGAAGCAGAAGGGAGACTTTGGGAAGGTCTTCAAAAAAACTTGTAAAGGCAAAGGCAAGGAGAAGGTTCAGACATGGAGGAAAGCTTTGGAGGATGTGGCCACAATCGCAGGTTACCATTCAAGAAACTGGTTCGTGTTCTTGACTTTAATTTcatttgctttaatttttttaatatttctaacACATCAAACTATAAATCTTTGTAGCATTGGAACTGTATAAGTTGATCTTCCTCTTTGTTAGGGATGATGAAGCAACCATGATTGAAGACATCGCCGCTTATATTTCGAACAAGCTTAATCACTTGACACCATCACGTGATTTTGACCGTTTAATTGGGATGGAAGCTCATATGAGAAGGATGCATCAGTTTCTACGCCCTGATTTGGATGAAGTGAGGATGATTGGTATTTGGGGTCCGCCCGGGATTGGGAAGACCACCATCGCCAGGTT
This genomic window contains:
- the LOC104787446 gene encoding calcium uniporter protein 5, mitochondrial-like → MWSVVGLVRRTAMSSTVSKASPVRTLLGGYRCLNVESKEDDEKKVDMTVSEAKKLMRLVNVEDMKKKLIGMGDKEMVTYSTLIEASQGLGIARSLDEAHAFARVLDDAGVILIFRDKVYLHPDKVVDLIKKAVPLGLNPDAGSIRDEFDKMRSMKEEIDVLAHQQVRKILWCGLGYGVVQIGIFIRLTFWEFSWDVMEPITFFTTATGIIVGYAYFLMTSRDPTYQDFMKRLFLSRQRKLLKSHKFDIERFKELENKWKATSCSSSSCHANASIRNRVGVDLDLEDSLQSRHRD
- the LOC104787448 gene encoding probable disease resistance protein RPP1 isoform X1, which produces MASSSSSSSSSSSLSLSFTSSSLSPTWEHDVFPSFHGEDVRKSFLSHVLKEFKKKAIKFFLDNEMKRGEFIGPVLKQAIRGSKIAVVLLSKNYASSLWCLDELVEIMKYKKELGQTVVITIFYEVDPTDVKKQKGDFGKVFKKTCKGKGKEKVQTWRKALEDVATIAGYHSRNWDDEATMIEDIAAYISNKLNHLTPSRDFDRLIGMEAHMRRMHQFLRPDLDEVRMIGIWGPPGIGKTTIARFLFNQLSGSFQNSAFIVNIRVNYPRPCLDEYNAKLKLQGEMLSQMIDQKDIVISHLGVWS
- the LOC104787448 gene encoding probable disease resistance protein RPP1 isoform X2, giving the protein MASSSSSSSSSSSLSLSFTSSSLSPTWEHDVFPSFHGEDVRKSFLSHVLKEFKKKAIKFFLDNEMKRGEFIGPVLKQAIRGSKIAVVLLSKNYASSLWCLDELVEIMKYKKELGQTVVITIFYEVDPTDVKKQKGDFGKVFKKTCKGKGKEKVQTWRKALEDVATIAGYHSRNCIGTV
- the LOC104789498 gene encoding transmembrane emp24 domain-containing protein p24delta4-like produces the protein MASVSFGDALSNEIGPSVTAPYGSVLHHKENTTNGQFAFTTQESGTYLACFEADGNSHGNKDFSINLDWKTGIAAKDWDSIARKEKIEGVELELKKLEGAVEAIHENLIYLRNKEAEMRIVSEKTNSRVAWYSIMSLGICIVVSGLQILYLKQYFEKKKLI